Within Fibrobacter sp. UWEL, the genomic segment TTGGCGTTTCCGGTAAGGGCTGGTATCAGGAATGGGGCAAGCCCGCAATTCCCATGACTGCTGGCACTGTCATCGAAATTCCTGAAGGCGTAAAGCACTGGCATGGAGCCGCTTCCGATTCATGGTTCCAGCACATCGCTACCCACGTAAAAACCGGCGGCCCCGAAAGCAACGAATGGCTTGAACCTGTTAGCGATAAGCAGTATAATGAAGCGCAAGGTTTAAAAAACTAGAGCGATCGGACAGACGATGAAGTACACGACATTAGGGAACACTGACATTAAGGTTAGCCGCATCCCATTTGCGGAGCCAACAAAGGCATGCAAGTCTTGGATAGAAATTTAAAGAAGTAAAAATGCGTAAATGGTTAGCAATATTTTTTCTGATGCTCTTGTTATCCGCTTGCGGGCAGGCGGAGGCTAGCAGCGCTACTGGCAATGAGCCCGCGAAGGGAACTGCCGCGCAGTCCAGCGATGCTTTGAATGAAACTGCGAAGGAGCCTATGGCAAAAACCTTGTACATTACGGTGAATGGCAAAAAGATTAGCGCCACCTTGGTGGAGAATTCTTCTACAAGGGCGTTGGTGGAAAAATTGGCAGCAGGCCCTATCACTTACGAGGCCCACGATTACGGCGACTTTGAAAAGGTGGGTGAGTTGCCCTGGAGCCTTCCTCGCAATGACGAAAATATTACTACAGTTCCTGGCGATTTGATTCTCTATCTAGGAAAGAACTTCGTGATTTATTACGATACCAACCAGTGGGATTTCACCCGCATTGGGCGTGTGGACGGTAAGTCGCAAGCGGAACTAAAAACTTTCCTGAATGCAGGAAAGGGAAATGTCAAGATTACATTAAGTTTGGAGTAGAAAATATGCTTCTCGAAAATATCAAGTCCCCTGCAGATGTGAAAAAACTGGATGCAGCTTCTTTGGAAAATTTGGCCGTGGAAGTTCGCGGCACTTTGATTGAAAAGCTTTCGAAGCACGGTGGCCATGTGGGCCCTAACTTGGGCATGGTAGAAGCCACCATCGCGCTGCATTATGTTTTTGAATCCCCCAAGGACAAGATTGTTTACGATGTAAGCCATCAGTCTTACGCCCACAAGATGCTGACCGGCCGTGCTGCGGCCTTCTTGGATGAAAGCAAGTATGACGACGTTACGGGTTACACGGAGCCTTGCGAAAGTGAACATGACCAGTTTATGATTGGCCATACTTCTACTTCTGTAAGCCTTGCGCTGGGCCTTGCAACTGCCCGCGATATCAAGGGCGAGAGCGGCAATGTGATTGCTGTGATTGGTGATGGATCCTTGAGCGGCGGCGAAGCTTTTGAAGGTCTGGACAACGCAGGCGAATACGCAACTAATTTCATCGTTGTGGTGAACGACAACGAAATGTCCATTGCTGAAAACCATGGCGGCCTTTACGGAAGTTTGGCGGAACTGCGTGCCTCCCAAGGCAAGTCCGAAAACAATTACTTCAAGTCTCTGGGCTTTGAGTATTTGTATGTGGAACAGGGTAACGACATCCAGACTTTGATTGCAGCCTTTAACAAGGTGAAGGATTCCAAAAAGCCTGTGGTTGTTCACATCCATACCTTAAAGGGCAAGGGCCTTTCTTTCGCGGAGCAGAACAAGGAAGCCTATCACTGGAGCATTCCTTTTGACGCAAAGACGGGTTATCAGGATTGGGGCGATGGCGAATCCTGGGGCGGCATCTTGGGCGACTACTTGATGAAGAAAATCAAGGCGGACCCGAAGGTGGTTGTGATTCATTCTGCGGTTCCTGCAGGCATTGGTTTTTTTGAGCCCCAGCGTAAGGAAGCGGGCAAGCAGTTTATTGATGTAGGTATTGCAGAAGAGCATGCCGTGGCTCTGGCCAGTGGCCTGGCCAAGGGTGGCGCCAAACCCATCTACAGCACTCACAGTACGTTTATCCAGCGCACTTACGACCAGCTTTCCCAGGACCTGTGCGCCAATAACAATCCCGCCACCCTGCTCATTACCATGAGCGGAGCCGACGGCATGAACGACACCACCCATCTTTGCATTTTCGATATTGCAATGATGGTGAACATTCCCAACTTGGCTTACCTCTGCCCCACCTGCGTAGAAGAAGCAAAGGCCATGATGGATTACGCAGTGGATCAGGTGCAGTGCCCCATGGCTGTCCGCATTCCCAATGGCGTTGCCCATCGCGATGTTGCATTTGACACCGACTATTCCAAGGTCACTTACAAGGTTGATAAGGAAGGTTCCAAGGTGGCAATTATCGCTCTGGGCGATTTCTACCAGCGCGGTATTGCCGTTGCCGCAGAACTTGCCAAGCAGGGAATCAATGCAACCATCATCAATCCGCGATTTGCAAGCGGCGTCGACGAAGAACTTCTGGAATCTCTGAAGGCAAACCATCAGGTTGTTGTGACTCTGGAAAACGGCGTTACCGCAGGCGGCTTCGGCGAAAAGATCGCAGCCTTCTACGGTCCCAGCAGCATGAAGGTGCTTGTGAAGGGCTTGAAGAAGGAATTCTACGACAAGGTCAGCTTTGCGGATCTCTGCCATCGCAACCGCCTGAACCCGGATCAAATTACAGAAGATGTCCTGGCCGCGCTGTAAAAAACTGCGTTTCATAAATTTGGTATTTTAATGAAGAAAAAATTTATGGTTACCGCAATCGTTCTAGCAGTCCTTTTCGCATTAGGAGATATTGGAGTGTTGTTCTTCAGTCAAGAAAGTTTTGGCCGTTTGCCTCAGGGCGAGCGCCTTGAACGCATCAAGAAGTCACCCAACTATGACAAATCCTTAAAGCAGTTCGTCAATCTGGAGCCTACCAAAACTATGGTCAGCGAGAAGGGTTTCGTCGCCAGCGGTATTGAGTTTCTCTTCAGCAAGGATACGGCGCAGAAAATACCCGATACAGCCCTTACTGTCATCAAAACAAACTTGCGTGAACTCCCCGCGGACAAAGATTGGCTGGTATGGTTCGGGCATTCCAGTTATCTCGTTA encodes:
- a CDS encoding cyclophilin-like fold protein, which translates into the protein MLLLSACGQAEASSATGNEPAKGTAAQSSDALNETAKEPMAKTLYITVNGKKISATLVENSSTRALVEKLAAGPITYEAHDYGDFEKVGELPWSLPRNDENITTVPGDLILYLGKNFVIYYDTNQWDFTRIGRVDGKSQAELKTFLNAGKGNVKITLSLE
- a CDS encoding 1-deoxy-D-xylulose-5-phosphate synthase; translation: MLLENIKSPADVKKLDAASLENLAVEVRGTLIEKLSKHGGHVGPNLGMVEATIALHYVFESPKDKIVYDVSHQSYAHKMLTGRAAAFLDESKYDDVTGYTEPCESEHDQFMIGHTSTSVSLALGLATARDIKGESGNVIAVIGDGSLSGGEAFEGLDNAGEYATNFIVVVNDNEMSIAENHGGLYGSLAELRASQGKSENNYFKSLGFEYLYVEQGNDIQTLIAAFNKVKDSKKPVVVHIHTLKGKGLSFAEQNKEAYHWSIPFDAKTGYQDWGDGESWGGILGDYLMKKIKADPKVVVIHSAVPAGIGFFEPQRKEAGKQFIDVGIAEEHAVALASGLAKGGAKPIYSTHSTFIQRTYDQLSQDLCANNNPATLLITMSGADGMNDTTHLCIFDIAMMVNIPNLAYLCPTCVEEAKAMMDYAVDQVQCPMAVRIPNGVAHRDVAFDTDYSKVTYKVDKEGSKVAIIALGDFYQRGIAVAAELAKQGINATIINPRFASGVDEELLESLKANHQVVVTLENGVTAGGFGEKIAAFYGPSSMKVLVKGLKKEFYDKVSFADLCHRNRLNPDQITEDVLAAL